A part of Denitratisoma oestradiolicum genomic DNA contains:
- a CDS encoding GspE/PulE family protein: MSAVLGNAQDASLTDVSSRLAFFKNLQTVTNRIHATSNVDEIMLELSQDICSLFNADRLTLYAVGEDKASIVSKLKTGLNSFKDLKLPITDQSVAGYVALSKRVVNVTDVYDEAELRSIHPSLRFLQEVDKRTGYRTKQMLVAPIVDQSNGELLGVVQIINSKAGAPFAQVAEEGVRGLCETLAIAFTQRNKPATLVRSKYDFLVADAVVTADELDLAKRTARKDSRSIEDILVEQFQVKLPVLGLALSKFFNIPYEPHNPERMKPVDLLKNLKREYLEQNQWAPVDDTAEGILVVCLDPEQVKGSRVVNNVFPRSKIAYRVTTNREFKETLDSLFGAKGSAEMDSTSVGDMLSGMDEGEDTDSTAEDVSAAADNELVKLVNKIIIDAYQQGVSDIHVEPYPGKEKTLIRFRKDGSLQKYVEIPATYRNAIVARIKIMCDLDIAERRRPQDGKIKFKKFGPLDIELRVATIPSAGGVEDVVMRILAAGEPIPLDKLGVLPTNLERLKSAVSKPYGLFFVCGPTGSGKTTTLHSVLSYLNTPDTKIWTAEDPVEITQKGLRQVQVNKKAGLDFAVVMKAFLRADPDIIMVGEMRDAETTGIGIEASLTGHLVFATLHTNSAPESIIRLLDMGMDPFNFSDALLGILAQRLAKRLCGKCKEAYVPDDEEMRLFLAEYSQELLNTETYKRDQGAAQVVLRQRLLKDYGKDGNFSMFHPKGCPECNNTGYKGRVGLHELMLGSDAVKKLIQEHARVAELVAQALEDGMLTLKMDGMEKVLQGITDMKQVRAVCIK; this comes from the coding sequence ATGAGCGCGGTGCTCGGCAATGCCCAAGACGCGAGTCTGACCGACGTCAGCAGTCGTCTGGCCTTTTTCAAGAACCTCCAGACGGTCACTAACAGGATTCATGCCACGTCCAATGTGGATGAAATCATGCTGGAGTTGTCCCAGGACATCTGCAGCCTGTTCAACGCTGATCGTCTGACCCTTTATGCGGTGGGCGAGGACAAGGCTTCGATTGTTTCCAAGCTCAAGACCGGGCTGAATTCTTTCAAGGATCTGAAGCTTCCAATCACCGATCAGAGCGTTGCCGGCTATGTGGCCTTGTCGAAACGGGTGGTGAATGTCACAGATGTCTACGACGAGGCCGAGTTGAGGTCCATCCACCCCAGCCTGCGTTTCCTGCAGGAAGTGGATAAGCGAACCGGCTACCGAACCAAGCAGATGCTGGTGGCTCCCATCGTGGACCAGTCCAATGGTGAGCTGTTGGGCGTGGTCCAGATCATCAACAGCAAGGCGGGGGCACCCTTCGCGCAAGTGGCCGAGGAAGGGGTACGGGGTCTCTGCGAAACGCTTGCCATCGCCTTTACTCAGCGCAACAAACCCGCCACACTGGTCCGTTCAAAATACGATTTCCTGGTGGCGGATGCGGTGGTGACCGCCGATGAACTGGACTTGGCCAAGCGAACGGCTCGCAAGGACAGTCGTAGCATCGAGGACATCCTGGTTGAACAGTTCCAGGTCAAGCTTCCGGTTCTGGGTTTGGCACTGTCGAAATTCTTCAATATTCCTTACGAGCCCCACAATCCGGAGCGCATGAAGCCGGTGGATTTGCTGAAGAATCTCAAGCGGGAATACCTTGAGCAGAACCAGTGGGCGCCGGTTGACGACACGGCTGAAGGCATACTGGTCGTTTGCCTGGATCCGGAGCAGGTGAAGGGCTCCCGTGTTGTCAATAACGTTTTCCCCCGCTCCAAAATTGCCTACCGGGTCACCACCAACCGGGAGTTCAAGGAAACGCTGGATTCCCTGTTCGGTGCCAAGGGGAGTGCGGAAATGGACTCCACTTCGGTGGGGGACATGCTGTCCGGCATGGACGAGGGAGAGGATACTGACTCTACGGCTGAGGATGTCTCCGCCGCAGCGGACAACGAGCTGGTGAAACTCGTCAACAAGATCATCATCGATGCCTACCAGCAAGGTGTCTCGGATATTCATGTGGAGCCCTACCCAGGCAAGGAAAAGACCCTGATCCGCTTCCGCAAGGATGGCTCCTTGCAGAAATACGTGGAAATTCCCGCGACCTATCGCAATGCCATCGTGGCGCGGATCAAGATCATGTGCGACCTGGATATTGCCGAGCGGCGCCGGCCCCAGGATGGCAAGATCAAGTTCAAGAAATTCGGTCCCCTGGACATCGAACTGCGGGTGGCCACCATACCTTCCGCCGGCGGTGTCGAGGATGTGGTGATGCGGATTCTCGCCGCCGGTGAGCCCATACCCCTGGACAAGCTGGGGGTGCTGCCGACCAACCTGGAACGGCTCAAGAGTGCCGTCAGCAAACCCTACGGATTGTTTTTCGTCTGTGGTCCGACGGGTTCCGGCAAGACCACCACACTCCATTCGGTACTGAGTTATCTCAATACCCCGGACACCAAGATATGGACTGCCGAGGACCCGGTGGAAATTACCCAGAAGGGCTTGCGCCAGGTCCAGGTCAACAAGAAGGCCGGCCTCGACTTCGCGGTCGTCATGAAGGCCTTCCTGCGGGCAGATCCAGACATCATCATGGTGGGGGAAATGCGCGATGCCGAAACCACGGGTATCGGTATCGAGGCTTCCCTGACGGGTCACCTGGTCTTCGCCACCCTGCACACCAACAGCGCGCCGGAATCCATTATCCGTCTGCTGGATATGGGCATGGACCCCTTCAACTTCTCCGATGCCCTGTTGGGCATCCTGGCCCAGCGTCTGGCCAAGCGCCTCTGCGGCAAGTGCAAGGAAGCCTATGTGCCCGATGATGAGGAAATGCGGCTCTTCCTGGCGGAGTACTCCCAGGAATTGCTCAATACGGAAACCTACAAGCGGGACCAGGGGGCTGCTCAGGTGGTTCTGCGTCAGCGCTTGCTGAAGGATTATGGCAAGGATGGAAATTTTTCCATGTTCCATCCCAAAGGTTGTCCAGAGTGCAACAACACGGGTTACAAGGGCCGGGTGGGCCTGCACGAACTCATGTTGGGCTCCGATGCCGTCAAAAAATTGATTCAGGAACACGCCCGGGTAGCCGAGCTTGTGGCACAGGCCCTAGAGGACGGTATGTTGACCCTGAAGATGGACGGCATGGAGAAGGTATTGCAAGGGATCACCGATATGAAGCAGGTGCGGGCTGTCTGTATCAAGTAA
- a CDS encoding tetratricopeptide repeat protein produces MPCILRYWGLIAILFLTCLGYWGGLNGSFYFDDYGQIVWNAGLTMRELSWEELLAAATSSNAGPLGRPVAMGSFALEQFFLGVTPYHFKLVNLLIHLMNVVLLAFLTTELVRATHGESKESTQRKFRYSEIVLILTVTAWWAFHPLGVTGVLYIVQRMTSLSMLFSLIALWGYLWGRNKSLESGNISYLLFAVTVLVFGGLFSILTKENGALTFGFAWLIEIFVLRFRSANVRQERFLRAIGILAPILVFLVGLVFWWTHPDWLSSAYADRSFTLEQRLLTEARVGWFYLRQIVLPSSAALGLYHDGFPVSSSLWQPWTTVLAILGHALLCTLGWRLRKSHPLVAFGIAWFYMGHAVESTIIPLELVFEHRNYLPQYGVLLALVSLLTWSGSFFLKTRIMLLGGLIFLSLATTALRTQAMGERIAYPVYEAVRHPESSRANFDAGLIVAGAIGQDKKLAIEYYEQSRQFFDRSRSADPHTLAPFVGMMKLSSASGVPYPADYLDEFKQRLREGLPPRATSFLPRILGEQLSASKPIFSIEEGAQIYQAAIENPLLNGYARACWEAGYGLFLFNIVGDHASGLIAMRAAVADAPSHADLWVFLAAMLISSGDAMAAENAINEATRHDEKGYSRDDLIKLRQGLELLKSGKNVVR; encoded by the coding sequence ATGCCGTGCATATTGCGATATTGGGGCCTGATCGCCATTCTGTTTCTGACCTGTTTGGGCTATTGGGGAGGCTTGAACGGTTCTTTTTATTTTGATGACTACGGGCAGATCGTTTGGAACGCCGGTCTGACCATGCGGGAGCTCAGTTGGGAAGAGCTTCTGGCAGCAGCAACTTCCTCCAATGCAGGTCCTCTGGGTCGCCCTGTTGCCATGGGCAGCTTTGCCTTGGAGCAGTTCTTTCTCGGAGTGACACCTTACCATTTCAAACTAGTTAACTTGCTCATCCATTTGATGAACGTTGTCCTGCTGGCTTTTCTAACTACAGAGCTGGTGCGGGCCACCCATGGTGAATCAAAGGAAAGTACGCAGCGGAAGTTTCGATATTCAGAAATCGTTCTGATTTTGACGGTCACGGCCTGGTGGGCCTTCCATCCTCTGGGAGTAACGGGGGTGCTGTACATTGTGCAGCGTATGACCAGCCTTTCCATGCTGTTCTCTCTGATTGCCCTATGGGGCTATCTTTGGGGACGCAACAAGTCGCTGGAGTCGGGGAATATAAGTTACCTGCTCTTTGCTGTAACGGTTTTGGTTTTTGGGGGGCTTTTCTCGATACTGACGAAAGAGAACGGTGCCTTGACTTTCGGATTTGCCTGGTTGATCGAGATATTTGTGCTGCGCTTCAGGAGCGCGAACGTCAGACAGGAAAGGTTTCTGCGTGCTATCGGTATATTGGCGCCCATTCTGGTATTTTTGGTGGGCTTGGTTTTCTGGTGGACCCACCCGGACTGGTTGAGTAGCGCCTATGCGGACCGTAGTTTTACTTTAGAGCAGCGTCTTCTGACCGAAGCACGGGTGGGCTGGTTTTACTTGCGCCAGATTGTGCTTCCCAGCAGTGCTGCCTTGGGTCTTTACCATGATGGGTTTCCCGTTTCTTCAAGCCTATGGCAACCGTGGACGACGGTTCTTGCCATCCTGGGGCACGCGTTGCTTTGTACACTGGGTTGGCGACTGCGTAAGAGTCATCCGCTGGTGGCTTTCGGGATTGCGTGGTTCTATATGGGGCATGCGGTAGAGTCGACAATCATTCCGCTTGAGCTGGTTTTTGAACATCGCAACTATCTACCCCAATATGGGGTTCTGCTTGCCCTTGTTTCCCTATTGACCTGGAGTGGATCGTTTTTTTTGAAAACACGGATAATGCTCCTGGGAGGTCTTATCTTTCTTTCTCTAGCCACTACCGCCCTGCGAACTCAGGCTATGGGAGAGCGAATCGCTTATCCGGTATATGAGGCCGTTCGGCATCCAGAGTCGTCCCGTGCCAATTTTGATGCGGGGTTGATCGTTGCCGGAGCAATCGGCCAAGACAAGAAATTGGCCATTGAGTACTACGAGCAGTCAAGGCAGTTTTTCGATCGTTCCCGCAGTGCTGATCCACATACCCTGGCTCCATTTGTTGGCATGATGAAACTCTCGTCCGCGAGTGGAGTGCCTTACCCGGCTGATTATCTGGATGAGTTCAAGCAGCGTCTGCGTGAGGGGCTTCCCCCAAGGGCAACCAGCTTCCTTCCAAGAATCCTGGGGGAACAACTATCGGCATCTAAGCCGATCTTCTCGATTGAGGAAGGAGCCCAAATTTACCAGGCAGCGATAGAAAATCCATTATTGAACGGTTATGCCCGGGCCTGCTGGGAGGCAGGTTATGGTTTGTTCCTATTCAATATTGTGGGCGACCATGCTAGTGGTTTGATCGCTATGCGTGCCGCTGTAGCCGATGCTCCAAGTCATGCTGATTTGTGGGTATTTTTGGCGGCGATGTTGATATCGTCAGGCGATGCTATGGCTGCCGAGAATGCTATCAATGAGGCTACAAGACATGACGAGAAAGGCTATTCACGTGATGATCTGATTAAATTGCGACAAGGCCTCGAATTGCTGAAGAGTGGTAAAAATGTCGTGCGATAA
- a CDS encoding pilin produces MKKVQQGFTLIELMIVVAIVGILAAVALPAYQDYTVRARVTEGLARLAEAKTSVAEYFSAMNTFAPNTASAGFNSAAAGNVIRVECALNGTAGTCDMIEMTMNASTVPQLASANILQMSGSLTNGMIVWRCKSDPANGGIPVRFLPASCK; encoded by the coding sequence ATGAAAAAAGTGCAACAAGGCTTCACCCTGATCGAACTGATGATCGTGGTTGCCATCGTCGGCATCCTGGCCGCCGTGGCGCTGCCGGCTTATCAGGATTACACGGTACGTGCTCGTGTGACCGAAGGTCTGGCTCGTCTGGCTGAAGCCAAGACGTCTGTGGCCGAGTATTTTTCTGCTATGAATACCTTTGCACCCAATACGGCAAGTGCAGGTTTCAACTCTGCAGCGGCCGGTAATGTGATCAGGGTGGAGTGTGCTCTTAATGGCACGGCGGGTACGTGCGACATGATCGAAATGACAATGAACGCCTCAACTGTTCCGCAGTTGGCGAGCGCCAATATCCTGCAGATGTCTGGTTCCTTGACGAATGGCATGATCGTCTGGCGCTGCAAGTCCGATCCTGCAAACGGTGGTATTCCCGTTCGTTTCCTGCCTGCCAGCTGCAAGTAA
- a CDS encoding HD family phosphohydrolase: MHTPDDLIHRLEQLNEVGAALSKERDINRLLEHILLAAKTITHADGGTLYRVTEDGQHLRFEIMRTDSLGIALGGTTGNGISLPDLPLVDEYGKPNNAMVAAYSAINEKTVNIADAYTEAGFDFTGTRKFDDKTGYRSCSFLTVPMKNHENEIIGVLQLINAIDPVTGAVGTFSAADQRLAESLASQAAIALTNRQLISQLENLFESFIDLINLAIDEKSPYTGGHCQRVPALTMMLAEAVNATEEGPLADFHMSERDRYELKIAGLLHDCGKVTTPVHVVDKATKLETLFDRIHLVDTRFEVLKRDAETRMLRQLLVITDPATQAEAQAALAREWALLDEERAFLHRVNVGGEAMKPEDQQRVRDIGTGHHWRNADGEEVPFLSEDEIENLTIRAGTLTQTEREVINHHIVATIRMLEQLPWPKHLRNVPEYAGGHHERMDGKGYPKGLTREQMSIQARIMGIADIFEALTARDRPYKPGMKLSQAISILGNFARNGHIDPDLFEVFVRQGVFKQYAERYMDPSQIDAVDLDKVFSSVSS, from the coding sequence GTGCATACCCCGGATGACCTGATCCACCGCCTGGAGCAACTGAACGAGGTAGGGGCGGCCCTCTCGAAGGAGCGGGATATCAACCGTCTGCTGGAGCATATCCTGCTGGCGGCGAAGACCATCACCCATGCCGATGGGGGGACCCTTTACCGGGTGACCGAGGATGGTCAGCACCTGCGCTTTGAAATCATGCGTACCGACTCCCTGGGGATCGCTCTTGGCGGTACTACCGGCAACGGGATATCCCTGCCCGACTTGCCTCTGGTGGACGAGTACGGCAAGCCCAATAATGCGATGGTAGCGGCCTACTCAGCCATCAACGAGAAGACCGTCAATATCGCCGACGCCTACACGGAAGCCGGCTTCGACTTCACCGGCACCCGCAAGTTCGACGACAAGACCGGCTACCGTTCCTGCTCCTTCCTCACTGTGCCGATGAAGAATCACGAGAATGAGATCATCGGCGTGCTGCAACTGATCAACGCCATTGATCCTGTTACTGGCGCGGTAGGCACATTCTCCGCAGCGGATCAGCGCCTTGCCGAATCCCTGGCCTCCCAGGCCGCCATTGCTCTGACCAACCGGCAACTGATCAGCCAGTTGGAAAACCTGTTCGAGTCCTTCATTGATCTGATCAATCTGGCGATTGACGAGAAGTCACCCTATACCGGTGGCCATTGCCAGCGGGTGCCGGCCCTGACCATGATGCTGGCGGAGGCCGTGAATGCTACCGAGGAAGGTCCCCTGGCGGACTTTCACATGTCCGAACGGGACCGCTACGAACTGAAGATCGCCGGGCTGCTCCACGATTGCGGCAAGGTGACCACGCCAGTCCATGTGGTGGATAAGGCCACAAAACTGGAAACCCTGTTCGATCGTATCCATCTGGTGGACACCCGCTTCGAGGTGTTGAAACGGGATGCCGAGACCCGGATGTTGAGACAGTTGTTGGTCATAACCGATCCGGCCACCCAGGCGGAGGCTCAGGCAGCCCTGGCTCGGGAATGGGCACTTCTCGACGAGGAACGGGCTTTCCTGCACCGCGTCAATGTGGGCGGCGAAGCCATGAAACCCGAGGATCAGCAGCGGGTCCGTGATATCGGCACCGGTCACCACTGGCGGAACGCCGATGGGGAGGAGGTGCCATTCTTGTCGGAGGACGAAATTGAGAACCTCACCATCCGGGCAGGCACCCTGACCCAGACCGAACGGGAGGTGATCAATCATCACATCGTGGCCACCATCAGAATGCTGGAGCAATTGCCCTGGCCCAAGCATCTGCGCAATGTGCCCGAATATGCCGGCGGCCACCATGAGCGTATGGACGGCAAGGGCTACCCCAAGGGCCTGACCCGGGAACAGATGTCGATCCAGGCCCGCATCATGGGCATCGCCGATATCTTCGAGGCGCTGACGGCAAGAGATCGCCCCTACAAGCCCGGCATGAAGCTGTCCCAGGCGATTTCCATCCTGGGCAACTTTGCCCGGAATGGCCACATTGATCCGGATCTGTTCGAGGTCTTCGTTCGGCAGGGCGTGTTCAAACAATATGCTGAGCGTTATATGGACCCGAGTCAGATCGATGCGGTCGATCTGGATAAAGTATTTAGCAGCGTATCGAGCTGA
- a CDS encoding CHASE2 domain-containing protein encodes MKQHWVRYGLGLAVLLVLLGHSARLYQIPLISHLDAIAYDVKLRLTMPQRMDDRVVILDIDEKSLAEVGRWPWGRDKLAALVDKLFDQYQIAVLGFDVVFAEPDDSSGLKTLESLAGRELKDSAAFHASLRDLRPQLDHDARFANSLQGRPVVLGFYLSSLAEESANGALPPPVLPEGTFQGRNIAFTHWTGHGGNLEEFQKTAGSGGHFNPLVDFDGVSRRVPMLAEYRGAYYEALSLAMVRLALGRPKVVPGFPAGTNAKTYGAMEWIDLPTSKGTLRIPVDENAASLVPYRGYRGSYDYISMADVLAGRVAPERLKGRIAIVGTTAPGLMDLRVTPVDNAYPGVEIHANLIAGMLDGSIKYKPAYVLGADVVLLLLSGGVMVFLLPLLSPFRATIVASIVLLFLLSVNFAFWQAGNLVLPLSNTVVLVIALYGMNMSWGYFVESRSKRQLTGLFGQYVPPELVEEMSRDPENYSMAGRKAELTVLFSDVRGFTTISEGLEPDQLAALMNEYLGAMTQVIRGHRGTLDKYIGDAIMAFWGAPVEDFQHARNAVLTALHMQEALHELNKVLVTKGWPELKIGVGVNTGTMTVGDMGSPVRQSYTVMGDAVNLGSRLEGITKQYGVGIIVGESTRELLKKEVVFRELDRVRVKGKDEPVGIYEPLGLEGQVDRALLDELKLWNQALRAYRSQDWDQAELTLMNLSRISQRYLYELYMQRIAHYRKEPPDADWDGVWKFETK; translated from the coding sequence GTGAAGCAGCATTGGGTACGCTATGGACTGGGGTTGGCGGTCCTGCTGGTGCTGCTCGGCCACTCGGCCCGCTTGTACCAGATACCGTTGATCAGCCATCTGGACGCCATCGCCTATGACGTGAAGCTGCGGCTGACCATGCCCCAGCGCATGGACGACCGGGTGGTGATTCTGGATATCGATGAGAAGTCCCTGGCTGAAGTGGGCCGCTGGCCCTGGGGGCGGGACAAACTGGCGGCACTGGTGGATAAGTTGTTTGATCAGTACCAGATAGCAGTGCTGGGGTTTGATGTGGTGTTCGCCGAACCCGATGATAGTTCCGGCCTCAAGACCCTGGAGTCCCTGGCCGGTCGTGAGCTCAAGGACAGCGCAGCGTTCCACGCGAGCTTGCGAGACTTGCGGCCGCAACTTGATCACGACGCCCGGTTTGCCAATTCACTACAAGGTCGGCCAGTGGTCCTTGGGTTCTATCTTTCATCCCTGGCTGAGGAGTCGGCCAATGGTGCCTTGCCTCCGCCGGTGTTGCCGGAGGGGACTTTCCAGGGGCGCAATATTGCTTTTACCCACTGGACTGGGCATGGAGGCAATCTGGAGGAGTTCCAGAAGACGGCGGGCAGTGGCGGACATTTCAATCCTCTTGTGGATTTCGATGGGGTTTCGCGCCGGGTTCCGATGCTCGCTGAATACCGGGGTGCTTACTACGAGGCCCTGTCGCTGGCGATGGTGCGTCTGGCCCTGGGACGTCCCAAGGTGGTTCCCGGCTTCCCTGCCGGAACCAATGCCAAGACCTATGGCGCGATGGAGTGGATCGACCTGCCCACCAGCAAGGGAACCTTGCGGATTCCGGTGGACGAGAATGCCGCCAGCCTGGTGCCCTACCGGGGATATCGGGGGAGTTACGATTACATTTCGATGGCCGATGTGCTGGCGGGGCGGGTGGCGCCGGAACGACTGAAGGGCCGCATCGCGATCGTCGGCACCACGGCGCCGGGCTTGATGGATCTGCGGGTCACTCCGGTGGACAACGCCTATCCGGGGGTTGAAATTCACGCCAACCTGATTGCGGGGATGCTGGACGGCAGCATCAAATACAAGCCGGCCTATGTGCTGGGTGCGGACGTGGTGTTGCTGCTGTTGTCCGGTGGCGTCATGGTTTTTCTGCTGCCCCTGCTTTCGCCTTTTCGTGCCACCATCGTGGCCTCCATCGTTCTGCTGTTCCTGCTGTCGGTCAATTTTGCCTTCTGGCAGGCGGGAAATCTGGTCCTGCCCCTATCCAATACCGTGGTTCTGGTGATAGCGCTCTATGGCATGAACATGTCTTGGGGTTATTTCGTCGAGTCACGCAGCAAGCGTCAGTTGACCGGCCTGTTCGGCCAGTATGTGCCGCCCGAGCTGGTGGAGGAAATGAGCCGGGATCCGGAAAACTACAGCATGGCGGGGCGCAAGGCCGAATTGACGGTCTTGTTCTCGGACGTGCGCGGCTTCACCACAATTTCCGAGGGGCTGGAACCCGATCAACTGGCAGCCTTGATGAACGAGTATCTAGGGGCCATGACTCAGGTGATCCGGGGCCATCGGGGCACACTGGACAAGTACATCGGCGATGCGATCATGGCCTTTTGGGGCGCTCCGGTGGAGGATTTTCAGCATGCCAGGAATGCGGTTCTGACGGCCCTGCATATGCAGGAGGCTCTCCACGAGTTGAACAAGGTCCTGGTGACCAAGGGTTGGCCAGAGCTCAAAATTGGCGTGGGTGTGAATACGGGGACAATGACGGTGGGCGATATGGGTTCGCCGGTGCGGCAGTCCTATACCGTCATGGGGGATGCGGTGAATCTGGGCTCCCGCCTGGAAGGCATCACCAAGCAATATGGTGTTGGCATCATCGTGGGTGAGTCGACGCGGGAACTCCTCAAGAAAGAGGTCGTGTTTCGGGAACTGGATCGGGTCCGGGTCAAGGGCAAGGACGAACCGGTGGGTATTTACGAACCCCTGGGCCTGGAGGGCCAGGTGGATAGAGCACTGCTCGACGAGCTAAAACTGTGGAATCAGGCGCTTCGCGCCTATCGAAGCCAGGACTGGGATCAGGCCGAGCTTACCCTGATGAATCTGTCGCGCATCAGTCAGCGCTATCTGTACGAACTCTATATGCAGCGCATCGCCCACTACCGGAAGGAACCACCGGATGCCGATTGGGATGGCGTCTGGAAGTTCGAGACCAAGTAG
- a CDS encoding cyclic nucleotide-binding domain-containing protein gives MNTIEVLSTLQLMERLQPMAALPRHHLAQLAVHCTRQTLGRASAPILAQENSRKLVYLVRGEAKLEFSDGSFRVMVGATSETIHPLGRNGEQLLAFKPITEIEILQLDEELLDIMLTWDQLSDPGKKGIPMGTRPGATDRFSVQQLTQGVLAKLPVAHIGELLQRFERIEVKKGQIIVKQDDPGDYYYLIDSGRCTVARSVPGGVIQLADLNSGDAFGEEALVAEVPRNATVTMKTDGVLLRLSKTDFVALLREPLLQWIDWDHARLRVTEGACWVDVRCPAEFQYDGLPGASNVPLNELRRMLPSLEVSKEYLVYCQTGRRSSAAAFLMSQRGLRAMVLTGGLKGCHQSLPGRVFQ, from the coding sequence ATGAACACCATCGAAGTGCTGTCCACGCTGCAATTGATGGAAAGGCTCCAGCCCATGGCGGCCCTACCGAGGCATCATCTGGCCCAGTTGGCGGTGCACTGCACTCGTCAGACATTAGGTCGGGCCTCAGCCCCGATCCTGGCTCAGGAGAACAGCAGGAAGCTGGTCTATCTGGTGCGGGGCGAGGCAAAGCTGGAATTCAGCGATGGGAGTTTTCGAGTTATGGTTGGCGCTACCAGCGAGACCATCCATCCCCTGGGGCGCAACGGGGAGCAACTGCTCGCATTCAAGCCGATCACCGAGATTGAAATCCTGCAACTAGACGAAGAACTGCTGGACATCATGTTGACCTGGGATCAATTGAGCGACCCTGGGAAAAAAGGGATACCAATGGGTACTCGCCCGGGGGCTACTGACAGGTTTTCTGTTCAGCAACTTACCCAGGGGGTGTTAGCAAAGTTGCCGGTAGCCCATATCGGGGAGTTGTTGCAGCGTTTTGAGAGGATTGAAGTCAAGAAAGGCCAGATCATCGTGAAGCAGGATGATCCGGGTGATTACTACTATTTGATCGATAGCGGCCGCTGCACGGTGGCCCGTTCGGTGCCGGGGGGCGTCATACAACTTGCCGATCTGAATTCTGGAGATGCTTTTGGCGAGGAAGCGCTGGTAGCCGAGGTGCCTCGTAATGCCACCGTGACCATGAAGACGGATGGTGTGCTGCTGCGCCTCAGTAAAACCGATTTTGTCGCCTTGTTGCGGGAGCCCCTGCTGCAATGGATCGACTGGGATCATGCCCGGCTCAGGGTCACCGAGGGAGCCTGCTGGGTGGATGTTCGCTGTCCCGCCGAGTTCCAGTATGACGGTTTGCCGGGGGCCAGTAATGTTCCCTTGAACGAGTTGCGTCGCATGCTGCCGTCCCTGGAGGTATCCAAAGAGTATCTTGTCTATTGTCAGACGGGACGGCGCAGCTCCGCTGCAGCTTTCCTGATGTCCCAACGGGGTTTGCGCGCCATGGTGCTGACCGGAGGCCTCAAGGGCTGTCATCAATCACTTCCTGGCAGGGTTTTCCAATGA
- a CDS encoding 3',5'-cyclic-nucleotide phosphodiesterase, with translation MRIRILGCSGGIGGRHLRTTSMLLDHDILIDAGTGVGDLSIAELVQIDHVFITHTHLDHIACLPFIVDTVGDMRNRPLTVHGTEEVLEILKSHVFNWAIWPDFSEIPTLEKPFLRFEKIQVDTPVQFGERRITAIKVNHTVPAVGYLLDSGRASLVFSGDTTICPELWQHVNAVQNLRYLIIECAFSNREHALATVSKHLCPSMLAEELTQLQREVELFITHLKPGQIELTMLEIEDSIGEFRPRMLQNNQVFEL, from the coding sequence ATGAGAATACGCATTCTGGGCTGTAGCGGTGGAATCGGCGGCCGTCATCTGCGCACGACATCCATGTTGCTGGATCACGACATTCTTATTGATGCCGGTACGGGCGTGGGGGATCTGTCCATTGCAGAACTGGTCCAGATCGACCATGTGTTCATCACCCATACCCATCTGGATCATATTGCCTGTCTGCCCTTCATTGTGGATACGGTAGGGGACATGAGGAACCGCCCCCTGACGGTGCATGGAACCGAAGAGGTTTTGGAAATTCTCAAGTCCCACGTTTTCAACTGGGCCATCTGGCCAGATTTCAGCGAAATCCCGACCCTGGAGAAACCGTTCCTGCGCTTCGAGAAAATACAGGTGGATACACCGGTGCAGTTCGGGGAACGTCGCATCACTGCGATCAAGGTGAATCATACGGTCCCTGCTGTGGGCTATTTGCTGGACTCTGGCCGGGCAAGTCTGGTGTTTTCCGGCGATACCACGATTTGCCCGGAACTGTGGCAACACGTGAATGCCGTTCAGAACCTGCGCTACCTGATCATCGAATGCGCCTTTTCCAACCGGGAGCATGCCCTGGCCACGGTTTCCAAGCACCTTTGCCCCAGCATGCTGGCCGAGGAACTGACGCAATTGCAGCGGGAGGTGGAGCTGTTCATCACCCATCTGAAACCCGGACAGATCGAACTGACAATGCTTGAAATCGAGGACAGCATTGGCGAGTTCCGGCCCCGAATGTTGCAGAACAATCAGGTGTTCGAATTATGA